A genomic region of Pelodiscus sinensis isolate JC-2024 chromosome 19, ASM4963464v1, whole genome shotgun sequence contains the following coding sequences:
- the HMG20B gene encoding SWI/SNF-related matrix-associated actin-dependent regulator of chromatin subfamily E member 1-related, producing MSHGAKQLATGILHATGKGQHGNFLVAIKQEKGEVPRTSNEKPLGEEEPVKKRGWPKGKKRKKILPNGPKAPVTGYVRFLNERREQIRMQHPDLPFPEITKMLGAEWSKLQPVDKQRYLDEAEREKQQYMKELREYQQSEAYKMCTEKIQEKKIKKEDAGSASVNTLLNGHLHKGGDCGGDGFSTFDVPIFTEEFLDQNKAREAELRRLRKMNTEFEEQNAILQKHTESMSCAKEKLEQELALEERQTLALQQQLQSVRQALTTSFAALPIPGTGETPTLGTLDFYMAKLHSAIESNPLQHEKLVVRIKEILSRIASEHL from the exons ATGTCGCATGGTGCAAAACAGCTGGCCACTGGGATCTT ACATGCCACTGgcaaaggccagcatgggaactTCCTGGTGGCCATcaagcaggagaagggggaggttCCCCGGACCAGTAACGAGAAGCCCCTTGGTGAGGAGGAG CCAGTGAAGAAGAGAGGCTGGCCcaaagggaagaagaggaagaagatccTGCCCAATGGCCCCAAGGCCCCGGTGACGGGCTATGTCCGCTTCCTGAACGAACGCCGTGAGCAGATCCGCATGCAGCATCCCGACCTGCCCTTCCCGGAGATCACCAAGATGCTGGGAGCTGAATGGAGCAAACTACAGCCTGTGGACAAACAg CGGTACCTGGACGAGGCGGAGCGCGAGAAGCAGCAGTACATGAAGGAGCTGCGGGAGTACCAGCAGTCGGAGGCCTACAAGATGTGCACAGAGAAGATCCAGGAGAAGAAGATCAAGAAAG AGGATGCTGGTTCTGCGTCTGTGAATACTCTGCTGAATGGGCACTTGCACAAG GGCGGGGACTGTGGCGGGGATGGCTTCTCCACGTTCGACGTGCCTATCTTCACCGAGGAATTCTTGGACCAGAACAAAG cgCGGGAGGCAGAGCTGCGGCGCCTGCGGAAGATGAACACGGAGTTTGAGGAGCAAAACGCCATCCTGCAGAAGCACACGGAGAGCATGAGCTGCGCCAAGGAGAAGCTGGAGCAGGAGCTAGCGCTGGAGGAGAGGCAGACGctggccctgcagcagcagctccagtctGTCCGGCAGGCCCTGACCACCAGCTTCgctgccctccccatcccag GCACTGGAGAGACCCCCACGCTGGGCACGCTGGATTTCTACATGGCCAAACTGCACAGCGCCATCGAGAGCAACCCCCTCCAGCACGAGAAGCTGGTTGTGCGCATCAAGGAGATCCTCTCCCGGATAGCCAG TGAACACTTATGA
- the GIPC3 gene encoding PDZ domain-containing protein GIPC3 isoform X2, with translation MLQQPGRRSRKAGEEEEEKPMENGKSPEQGATEASPEGGRAGESSPASLSQPTPRVRPRLVFHTQLAHGSPTGKIEGFTNVKELYAKIAEVFDISPTEIVFCTLNTHKVDMQKLLGGQIGLEDFIFAHVRGETKEVEVTKTEDALGLTITDNGAGYAFIKRIKEGSIINRAQAVRVGDSIEAINDQSIVGCRHYDVAKMLRELPKAQPFTLRLVQPKRAFDMIGQRTKSSKCPGEGRVASGRETLRLRAWAPASLEEVPSAWEEEAARRVDDLLESYMGIRDVELASTMVEVAQARRSPVDFAKGLDSVLGEFAFPGEFVAEVWAAISGAKGGRK, from the exons ATGCTGCAGCAACCAGGCCGGCGGAGCAGGAAGGcaggcgaggaggaggaggagaagcccatGGAGAACGGGAAGTCCCCGGAGCAGGGGGCCACGGAGGCCTCGCCTGAGGGGGGACGCGCTGGAGAGAGCAGTCCTGCTTCCCTCTCGCAGCCAACCCCGCGGGTCCGGCCCAGGCTGGTCTTCCACACGCAGCTTGCCCACGGCAGCCCCACAGGCAAGATCGAGGGCTTCACCAACGTGAAGGAGCTGTATGCCAAAATCGCCGAGGTCTTCGACATCTCTCCCACCGAg ATCGTCTTCTGCACCCTCAACACCCACAAGGTGGACATGCAGaagctgctgggggggcagatCGGTCTGGAGGACTTCATCTTCGCCCACGtgcggggcgagaccaaggaggTGGAGGTGACCAAGACAGAGGATGCGCTGGGGCTGACCATCACCGACAACGGGGCAGGCTATGCCTTCATCAAG agaataAAGGAAGGGAGCATCATCAACCGGGCGCAGGCGGTGCGCGTGGGAGACAGCATCGAGGCCATCAACGACCAGAGCATCGTGGGCTGTCGCCACTATGACGTTGCCAAGATGCTGCGGGAGCTGCCCAAGGCCCAGCCCTTCACCCTGAGACTGGTGCAGCCCAAAAGGGCCTTTG atATGATTGGGCAGAGGACCAAGAGCAGCAAGTGCCCCGGCGAGGGCAGGGTGGCCAGCGGCAGGGAGACGCTGCGGCTGCGCGCctgggccccagccagcctggagGAGGTG cccagcgcctgGGAGGAGGAGGCCGCCCGGAGGGTGGACGACCTGCTGGAGAGCTACATGGGCATCCGGGACGTAGAGCTGG CCTCGACCATGGTGGAGGTGGCCCAGGCGCGCCGGAGCCCCGTGGACTTTGCCAAGGGCCTGGACTCGGTGCTGGGCGAGTTTGCATTCCCGGGCGAGTTTGTGGCCGAGGTCTGGGCTGCCATCAGCGGAGCCAAGGGGGGCAGGAAATAG
- the GIPC3 gene encoding PDZ domain-containing protein GIPC3 isoform X1 has product MGTSPANVSPASPSGRFPFHGANTFHRIINAPSRSDSPTPGQKAGIQGLQLTLSKARSIPNPGQGHHDAGSCAPFWRMPAAAPPGYCWVPTPSRQGGEGAALWQIVFCTLNTHKVDMQKLLGGQIGLEDFIFAHVRGETKEVEVTKTEDALGLTITDNGAGYAFIKRIKEGSIINRAQAVRVGDSIEAINDQSIVGCRHYDVAKMLRELPKAQPFTLRLVQPKRAFDMIGQRTKSSKCPGEGRVASGRETLRLRAWAPASLEEVPSAWEEEAARRVDDLLESYMGIRDVELASTMVEVAQARRSPVDFAKGLDSVLGEFAFPGEFVAEVWAAISGAKGGRK; this is encoded by the exons ATGGGAACGTCCCCAGCAAACGTAAGCCCTGCTTCCCCGAGTGGCCGTTTCCCTTTTCATGGGGCAAACACCTTTCACAGGATCATTAATGCACCATCCAGAAgtgactcccccaccccagggcagaaAGCAGGAATCCAGGGTCTGCAACTCACACTGAGCAAAGCGAGGAGCATTCCCAACCCGGGGCAGGGGCATCACGATGCTGGGAGCTGTGCACCCTTCTGGCGcatgccagctgctgctccgccAGGCTATTGTTGGGTTCCCACGCCCAGCAGGCAGGGTGGTgaaggggctgctctctggcaGATCGTCTTCTGCACCCTCAACACCCACAAGGTGGACATGCAGaagctgctgggggggcagatCGGTCTGGAGGACTTCATCTTCGCCCACGtgcggggcgagaccaaggaggTGGAGGTGACCAAGACAGAGGATGCGCTGGGGCTGACCATCACCGACAACGGGGCAGGCTATGCCTTCATCAAG agaataAAGGAAGGGAGCATCATCAACCGGGCGCAGGCGGTGCGCGTGGGAGACAGCATCGAGGCCATCAACGACCAGAGCATCGTGGGCTGTCGCCACTATGACGTTGCCAAGATGCTGCGGGAGCTGCCCAAGGCCCAGCCCTTCACCCTGAGACTGGTGCAGCCCAAAAGGGCCTTTG atATGATTGGGCAGAGGACCAAGAGCAGCAAGTGCCCCGGCGAGGGCAGGGTGGCCAGCGGCAGGGAGACGCTGCGGCTGCGCGCctgggccccagccagcctggagGAGGTG cccagcgcctgGGAGGAGGAGGCCGCCCGGAGGGTGGACGACCTGCTGGAGAGCTACATGGGCATCCGGGACGTAGAGCTGG CCTCGACCATGGTGGAGGTGGCCCAGGCGCGCCGGAGCCCCGTGGACTTTGCCAAGGGCCTGGACTCGGTGCTGGGCGAGTTTGCATTCCCGGGCGAGTTTGTGGCCGAGGTCTGGGCTGCCATCAGCGGAGCCAAGGGGGGCAGGAAATAG